In Chitinibacter sp. SCUT-21, a single genomic region encodes these proteins:
- a CDS encoding branched-chain amino acid ABC transporter substrate-binding protein, producing the protein MKFASYTLIAAAIVGLSACKQPSQEGAAASAPAADSAATSGDTVKIGLAAPLTGNIAHLGKDVEYGAQMAIEEVNAEGGIDVDGAKKKVVLVSEDDQADPKNATTVAQRFVDQKIAGVIGHLTSGTSIPASKVYSDAGIPQISPSATALAYTAQGYKTTFRLTANDGQQGLVLAQYAVGKLNAKKVAIVDDRTAYGQGLADEFEKAAKAAGAEIVKREFTTNQETDFNAILTNIKGAKPDLIFYGGMDAQSAPLKKQSKKLGLTAIVMGADGTKSPEFLKLAGADAEGTFGSSAGQSVDQMPGGKEFKEKFKTKYGVEVQVYAPYSYDATKLMLSAMKQAGSADPTKYLPVLAKIEHQGLTGPISFDEKGDVKNAAVGVYSVKNGQWELAEMVGGAK; encoded by the coding sequence ATGAAATTCGCGTCATACACTTTGATTGCGGCGGCTATTGTTGGCCTGTCTGCTTGTAAACAACCAAGCCAAGAAGGTGCTGCAGCAAGCGCACCTGCTGCTGACAGCGCAGCAACGAGCGGCGACACCGTTAAAATCGGCTTGGCAGCGCCACTGACTGGCAATATCGCACACTTGGGTAAAGACGTTGAATACGGCGCGCAAATGGCGATTGAAGAAGTGAATGCCGAAGGCGGCATCGACGTTGATGGCGCGAAAAAGAAAGTAGTTTTGGTATCTGAAGACGACCAAGCTGACCCGAAAAATGCTACGACTGTTGCGCAACGCTTTGTTGACCAAAAAATCGCCGGCGTGATCGGCCATTTGACTTCGGGTACTAGCATTCCAGCGTCTAAAGTGTACTCTGACGCAGGTATCCCACAAATTTCTCCATCAGCTACTGCCCTCGCTTACACGGCGCAAGGCTACAAAACCACATTCCGTCTGACCGCCAACGACGGTCAACAAGGTTTAGTATTGGCGCAATACGCAGTGGGCAAACTGAACGCGAAAAAAGTAGCGATTGTTGACGACCGCACCGCTTACGGCCAAGGCTTGGCGGACGAGTTTGAAAAAGCAGCTAAAGCGGCTGGCGCTGAAATTGTTAAACGCGAATTCACCACCAACCAAGAAACCGACTTTAACGCGATCCTAACCAACATAAAAGGCGCGAAACCAGATTTGATTTTCTACGGCGGTATGGATGCACAATCTGCCCCACTGAAAAAACAGAGCAAAAAACTGGGTCTGACTGCGATTGTGATGGGCGCAGACGGCACCAAATCTCCTGAATTCTTGAAATTGGCCGGCGCTGACGCAGAAGGCACTTTCGGCTCGTCTGCAGGTCAATCAGTTGACCAAATGCCAGGCGGTAAAGAATTTAAAGAAAAATTCAAAACCAAATACGGTGTAGAAGTTCAGGTTTATGCGCCATACAGCTATGACGCAACAAAATTGATGTTGTCCGCTATGAAACAAGCTGGCTCTGCTGATCCAACGAAATACTTGCCAGTATTAGCCAAAATCGAGCACCAAGGTTTAACGGGCCCAATCTCTTTTGATGAAAAGGGCGACGTGAAAAACGCAGCAGTGGGCGTTTACAGCGTGAAAAATGGCCAGTGGGAATTAGCTGAAATGGTTGGCGGCGCAAAATAA
- the radC gene encoding DNA repair protein RadC has product MSITEWPSDERPREKLLLHGATALSDAELLAIFLRVGLPGKSAVDLARELLQHFGSLEALFAAQLADFDAISGVGSAKYAQLQAVLEMSRRALAEQLKVRDSFSNPTAVRDYLRLRLRGIAHEEFHALYLDTNYHLISAQTLFKGSLNETRVYPRELAKQAILHNAAAIIIAHNHPSGCAEPSSADILLTRQLQHALDLLEIKLIDHFIVAAHQVVSLAELGHL; this is encoded by the coding sequence ATGTCGATCACAGAATGGCCTTCGGACGAGCGTCCGCGTGAAAAATTGCTACTGCACGGCGCTACGGCGTTGTCGGATGCCGAATTATTGGCGATTTTTTTGCGCGTCGGCTTGCCGGGCAAATCGGCGGTCGACTTGGCGCGCGAACTCTTGCAACATTTTGGTTCGCTCGAAGCGCTATTTGCCGCGCAGTTAGCCGATTTTGACGCGATTAGCGGCGTTGGTTCGGCCAAATATGCGCAATTGCAAGCCGTGCTCGAAATGAGCCGCCGCGCATTGGCTGAACAATTGAAAGTGCGCGATTCGTTTAGCAACCCAACGGCGGTACGCGATTATTTGCGCCTGCGTTTACGCGGCATCGCGCATGAAGAATTTCATGCCTTGTATTTGGACACCAATTACCACTTAATCAGCGCGCAAACATTATTCAAGGGCTCGCTAAACGAAACACGGGTGTACCCGCGTGAACTCGCCAAACAAGCGATTTTGCACAACGCAGCGGCCATTATTATTGCCCACAACCACCCTAGCGGCTGCGCCGAGCCATCCAGCGCCGACATCTTACTCACGCGCCAATTGCAACATGCGCTCGATCTGCTGGAGATCAAACTGATCGACCATTTTATCGTCGCCGCCCATCAGGTCGTCTCCTTGGCCGAGCTCGGCCACCTGTAA
- the coaBC gene encoding bifunctional phosphopantothenoylcysteine decarboxylase/phosphopantothenate--cysteine ligase CoaBC, with the protein MNQKKIVLGITGGVAAYKSAELTRLLVKAGYDVHVVMSEAATHFVGTVTFQALSGNIVYTDQWDARRPNNMPHIDLTRGAAAVIVAPASADFIAKVAHGQCDDLLSTLVAARDCPLMIAPAMNRQMWENPPNQRNIAQLKADGVSIFGPGNGEQACGEVGDGRMLEAQDIFDHLEAALQPKVLKGKRVLLTAGPTFERIDAVRGITNTSSGKMGYAIARAAYEAGAEVVLVSGETSLPTPIGARQIDVKSAQQMLTAVEAEVDACDIFIGVAAVADYYVLNPSEQKIKKDAHILTLELAPNPDILAGVSSRPNAPFCVGFAAESENLLEYAEAKRLRKKLPLLVANLVQNAFGADTNEVVLLDDHGETRLHSAPKIDIARKLVAHIARLYPNVKQD; encoded by the coding sequence ATCAATCAGAAAAAAATCGTTCTTGGCATTACCGGCGGCGTTGCGGCGTATAAATCGGCCGAGTTAACGCGGCTTTTGGTCAAGGCAGGTTACGATGTGCATGTCGTGATGAGCGAGGCCGCTACGCATTTTGTCGGCACGGTGACGTTCCAAGCACTCAGCGGCAATATCGTTTACACCGATCAATGGGACGCCCGCCGTCCGAACAATATGCCGCACATTGATTTAACGCGCGGCGCGGCTGCGGTGATCGTGGCGCCAGCGTCGGCCGATTTTATTGCCAAAGTCGCGCACGGCCAGTGCGATGATTTGCTCTCGACCTTGGTCGCAGCGCGTGATTGCCCGCTGATGATCGCGCCGGCGATGAACCGCCAAATGTGGGAAAACCCACCGAATCAGCGCAATATCGCGCAACTGAAAGCAGATGGCGTCTCGATTTTTGGCCCGGGCAATGGCGAGCAAGCGTGCGGTGAAGTCGGTGATGGGCGGATGCTCGAAGCGCAAGACATATTCGACCATCTAGAAGCTGCGTTGCAGCCCAAAGTTTTAAAAGGCAAGCGCGTATTGCTAACTGCGGGTCCGACATTCGAGCGCATCGACGCCGTACGCGGCATTACCAATACCAGCAGCGGCAAAATGGGCTACGCGATTGCGCGCGCGGCGTACGAGGCGGGTGCTGAGGTGGTGTTGGTGTCAGGTGAAACCAGTTTGCCAACGCCAATCGGCGCACGTCAAATTGATGTGAAATCGGCGCAGCAAATGCTCACCGCGGTTGAAGCTGAAGTTGATGCCTGTGATATTTTCATCGGCGTTGCGGCGGTTGCGGATTATTATGTGCTCAATCCATCTGAGCAAAAAATCAAAAAAGACGCGCATATTCTAACTTTGGAATTGGCGCCAAACCCCGATATTCTGGCTGGCGTTTCATCACGCCCGAACGCGCCGTTCTGCGTGGGTTTTGCTGCCGAATCGGAAAACCTGCTCGAATACGCTGAGGCCAAACGTTTGCGCAAAAAGCTGCCACTACTGGTGGCGAACTTGGTGCAAAACGCCTTTGGTGCGGATACCAATGAAGTGGTGCTGCTCGACGATCACGGCGAAACGCGTTTACACAGCGCGCCAAAAATTGATATCGCGCGCAAACTTGTCGCACACATTGCGCGGCTCTACCCTAACGTAAAACAAGATTAA
- the dut gene encoding dUTP diphosphatase, whose protein sequence is MTKKSMDVKILDVRLKDNLPAYATPGAAGLDLRACLDAPIELAPGATTLVPTGMAIHLEDPTLAAMILPRSGLGHKHGIVLGNLVGLIDSDYQGQLFVSVWNRGSSSFTIQPLERIAQLVIVPVVQVAFNIVDEFTESDRGEGGFGSTGKH, encoded by the coding sequence ATGACTAAGAAAAGCATGGATGTAAAAATCCTCGACGTACGCCTCAAAGACAATTTGCCTGCATACGCAACACCGGGCGCGGCGGGTTTGGATTTACGCGCCTGTCTGGATGCGCCGATTGAGCTCGCGCCCGGCGCAACCACCTTGGTGCCAACGGGTATGGCGATTCACTTGGAAGACCCAACTTTAGCGGCGATGATTTTGCCGCGCTCCGGTTTGGGCCATAAACACGGCATCGTGCTGGGTAATTTAGTTGGCCTGATCGATTCGGATTACCAAGGTCAGCTGTTTGTTTCGGTGTGGAATCGCGGTAGCAGCAGCTTTACGATTCAGCCTTTAGAGCGCATCGCGCAATTGGTGATCGTGCCGGTGGTACAAGTGGCGTTTAATATCGTCGACGAATTTACCGAGTCAGATCGCGGTGAAGGTGGTTTTGGCAGTACCGGTAAACACTAA
- a CDS encoding glycerophosphodiester phosphodiesterase: MHYIAHRGWTRNFPENTLAAFEDAWRAGFNGFETDIRTDCNGVAILFHDRCAKDGRLVQQLSHAELCAIQGYEVPTLAQALQAFPTAFWNLELKSADCLSATMAVMAQLQHAFKGLFSSFHHQLILTLARDTTLPCALLLSNSPARTINLYTMLAAMPRPVGIGLVFDYEVASAEQITELTRQQVPCWVYGVQHPDEYAQVLTWPLAGLIADHPEHIPSLKPRQS, encoded by the coding sequence ATGCATTACATTGCACATCGCGGCTGGACCCGCAATTTTCCTGAAAACACTTTAGCTGCATTTGAAGATGCGTGGCGCGCAGGCTTTAATGGATTCGAAACCGACATCCGCACCGATTGCAACGGAGTTGCTATTTTATTTCATGATCGTTGCGCAAAAGATGGTCGGCTTGTTCAACAATTGAGTCATGCAGAACTCTGTGCAATCCAAGGTTACGAAGTCCCAACGCTAGCTCAAGCTTTGCAGGCTTTTCCAACTGCTTTTTGGAACTTAGAGCTAAAATCAGCCGACTGTCTTAGCGCAACCATGGCGGTCATGGCCCAACTACAACATGCTTTTAAAGGCCTGTTTAGCTCTTTTCATCACCAGCTAATCCTAACGTTGGCAAGAGACACCACCTTGCCCTGCGCACTATTACTATCCAACTCACCAGCTCGCACCATCAACTTATATACGATGCTGGCCGCCATGCCTCGTCCAGTGGGGATTGGCTTAGTCTTTGATTATGAAGTCGCATCAGCCGAGCAAATCACTGAACTAACCCGGCAACAAGTACCTTGCTGGGTGTATGGGGTACAACATCCAGACGAATATGCCCAAGTACTCACTTGGCCACTCGCCGGCTTAATTGCAGACCATCCAGAGCATATTCCAAGCCTAAAACCACGGCAATCATAA
- a CDS encoding patatin-like phospholipase family protein, which translates to MKARHTLFSLLLSLGALSVSVAPSAAQDLTSGNLAVTTSATQSSLQPSSRPRVGLVLGGGGARGFAHIGVLKILEQNHIPVDCVIGTSIGSLVGGAYASGRTTDEMTERIQNANWDDLLSSSLPRQLNSYRKKSDDALGLIGLELGLGDDLSVKLPTAAISTQKIEYFLRELTFAGTVPHFDEMPIPYRAIATDLVTGDMVVFSSGDVVTAMRASMAVPGVFPAVQTDKHFLVDGGLVRNMPIDVARNTCADVVIAVDVGSEPLKRGELNSIFSMADQYTRLMMLQNVKPQLDSLTGADVLISPTLPNLSSSDFNKSADMIKEGEIAALNMLSQLQRYAVSPEQFAAWSQARVERHLESRAISQVQVKDPKHVNPVVVEKALEVKVGEKLNLPEFYQNLGEVYARGDFSQLDYELSRSGQTDTLNILPIEKSWGPNYLNFGLGFGTDFEGSTPWSISAMYRRTWINDLGGEWKTVMKLGSSQTVQSEFYQPLQIDGLAFIAPYITYKTGPLALWYQGIQLGNYNSHHSAVGIDLGSTLGQYGEFRIGPVANKYKLSESIGLPLGQDASTQDMGLRASLFYDQLDNYFFPTTGEYLNLNAYASLKNGDDINQFADLAAEFRSARPFKSGVMLLTLKGQELLGDSPEFLDVSWLGGFMNLSSYRYQEILTNRFLYGSLQYYQPMSVLANSYWGLGLEGAYVMDQYNGGEDNAWHGSLMAYLAYDSYIGPLYLGFAYGDNKKLTSYLMLGKQF; encoded by the coding sequence ATGAAAGCTCGCCACACCTTATTTTCTTTGTTGCTCAGCCTTGGTGCGCTGAGCGTAAGTGTAGCACCGTCTGCGGCTCAAGACCTCACTTCTGGCAATTTAGCGGTTACAACTTCCGCAACTCAGTCTTCGCTTCAGCCTAGCTCGCGTCCGCGGGTTGGCTTGGTGTTAGGGGGGGGCGGAGCTCGCGGTTTTGCTCACATTGGTGTGCTTAAAATACTCGAGCAAAACCATATTCCAGTCGATTGTGTGATTGGTACGAGCATTGGTTCATTGGTGGGGGGCGCGTATGCATCAGGGCGCACCACCGATGAAATGACAGAACGAATTCAAAATGCCAATTGGGATGATTTGCTGTCCTCCAGTTTGCCGCGTCAGCTCAATTCGTATCGCAAAAAAAGTGATGATGCCCTTGGCCTTATTGGGCTTGAGTTGGGTTTAGGTGATGATTTATCGGTAAAATTGCCAACGGCGGCAATTAGTACGCAAAAAATTGAATATTTTTTACGCGAGCTCACCTTTGCTGGAACTGTGCCGCATTTTGATGAAATGCCAATTCCCTATCGAGCGATTGCCACTGATCTGGTAACTGGCGATATGGTGGTATTTAGCAGTGGGGATGTGGTGACGGCTATGCGGGCCAGCATGGCTGTGCCAGGGGTTTTTCCGGCGGTGCAAACCGATAAGCATTTTTTAGTTGATGGCGGTTTAGTCCGGAATATGCCAATTGATGTGGCGCGCAATACCTGCGCCGATGTGGTGATTGCAGTTGATGTCGGCTCGGAGCCACTCAAGCGGGGTGAGCTCAATAGTATTTTCTCTATGGCCGACCAATATACTCGCTTGATGATGCTGCAAAATGTCAAACCGCAGCTTGATTCATTGACCGGTGCAGATGTTCTGATCTCCCCCACCTTGCCCAATTTGTCTTCCAGCGATTTTAATAAATCAGCCGATATGATTAAGGAGGGCGAAATTGCCGCCTTAAATATGTTGTCCCAATTGCAGCGTTATGCGGTGAGCCCGGAGCAATTTGCCGCATGGTCGCAAGCAAGGGTGGAGCGTCATCTAGAGAGTCGCGCCATTTCACAGGTTCAAGTTAAAGATCCAAAGCACGTGAATCCAGTGGTGGTTGAAAAAGCCTTGGAAGTGAAAGTAGGTGAAAAACTTAATTTGCCTGAATTTTATCAAAACCTAGGTGAGGTCTACGCACGAGGTGATTTTAGCCAGTTGGATTACGAATTAAGCCGTTCAGGGCAAACTGATACGCTCAATATTCTGCCGATTGAAAAATCATGGGGGCCGAACTATCTGAATTTCGGCTTGGGCTTTGGTACCGATTTTGAAGGTTCGACGCCTTGGAGTATTTCCGCCATGTATCGCCGGACGTGGATAAATGACCTCGGTGGCGAATGGAAAACGGTCATGAAGCTGGGCTCTTCTCAGACGGTGCAGAGCGAGTTTTATCAACCGCTGCAAATCGATGGTTTGGCTTTTATTGCGCCATATATCACCTATAAAACTGGCCCTTTAGCACTTTGGTATCAAGGCATACAGTTGGGAAATTATAACTCCCATCATTCTGCGGTCGGGATAGATTTAGGCTCTACGTTGGGTCAGTATGGCGAGTTTAGGATTGGCCCAGTGGCCAATAAATACAAACTTAGCGAAAGTATTGGCTTGCCCTTAGGGCAAGATGCCTCAACGCAAGATATGGGTCTGCGCGCTAGCCTATTTTACGATCAGCTGGACAACTATTTTTTCCCAACGACAGGCGAATATTTGAATCTGAATGCCTATGCGTCGCTTAAAAATGGCGATGATATCAATCAGTTTGCGGACCTTGCTGCGGAGTTTCGCTCCGCGCGGCCATTTAAATCGGGTGTGATGCTATTGACCTTAAAAGGCCAGGAGTTGCTTGGGGATAGCCCTGAGTTTCTAGATGTGAGCTGGCTGGGTGGATTTATGAATCTGTCTAGCTACCGTTATCAGGAAATTCTGACTAATCGCTTCTTATATGGATCTTTGCAGTACTATCAGCCAATGTCGGTGCTGGCCAATAGTTACTGGGGGCTGGGATTGGAGGGCGCCTATGTGATGGATCAATATAATGGGGGCGAAGATAATGCTTGGCATGGCTCTCTGATGGCTTATTTGGCGTATGACAGCTACATTGGCCCGCTCTATCTTGGCTTTGCGTATGGGGATAATAAAAAATTAACCAGTTACTTAATGCTGGGTAAGCAATTTTGA
- the apbC gene encoding iron-sulfur cluster carrier protein ApbC: protein MKIFDRLLGRQSAAPSTGNNTVSEQQLEVIRQALSLLIDPDTGKDYVSSKNIKNLRFENGVVSLDLVLGYPAQSQFAVREQQVKTALRALDGVTDANVTVSSQIVAHSVARGIPLQKGIKNIIAVASGKGGVGKSTTSANLALALAAEGAKVGLLDADIYGPSQPTMMGVADRHPESIDNKYIKPIENHGVLNMSIGFLIDPEQPMVWRGPMVTQALTQLLNDTLWGELDYLVIDLPPGTGDIQLTLSQKVPVTGAVIVTTPQDIALLDARKGLKMFEKVGVPILGIVENMSMHVCSNCGHIEPIFGEGGGAKMGEEYGTELIGKLPLDLSIRLNVDAGTPTVIAEPDGEIAAIYKQIARKVAVKVAAKSQDFSSKFPKIVIQNT, encoded by the coding sequence ATGAAAATATTTGATCGATTGCTAGGGCGTCAAAGCGCCGCACCAAGTACAGGAAATAACACCGTGAGTGAACAACAACTAGAAGTGATCCGCCAAGCCCTGTCTTTGCTGATTGATCCTGATACAGGTAAAGATTACGTTAGCAGCAAAAATATTAAAAACCTGCGCTTTGAAAATGGCGTTGTTAGCTTGGATTTAGTGTTGGGTTACCCCGCGCAAAGCCAATTTGCAGTGCGCGAACAGCAAGTAAAAACGGCGTTGCGAGCTCTGGATGGCGTTACAGACGCTAATGTGACGGTGAGCAGCCAAATCGTTGCGCATTCAGTGGCGCGTGGCATTCCATTGCAAAAGGGAATTAAAAATATTATCGCCGTGGCATCAGGCAAAGGCGGGGTAGGTAAATCGACAACGTCGGCCAATTTGGCTTTAGCCTTGGCGGCGGAAGGCGCCAAAGTGGGCCTGCTGGATGCGGATATTTACGGCCCAAGCCAGCCGACGATGATGGGCGTTGCCGATCGTCATCCCGAGTCGATCGATAATAAATACATCAAACCGATTGAAAATCATGGCGTGCTCAATATGTCGATCGGGTTTTTGATCGACCCTGAGCAACCCATGGTATGGCGCGGCCCAATGGTGACGCAGGCGTTAACACAATTACTGAATGACACCCTGTGGGGCGAGCTGGATTATTTGGTGATTGACCTGCCGCCGGGCACCGGTGATATTCAGCTGACCTTGTCGCAAAAAGTGCCCGTGACCGGCGCGGTGATTGTCACTACGCCGCAAGACATTGCGCTGCTGGATGCGCGCAAAGGCTTGAAGATGTTTGAAAAGGTCGGCGTGCCAATCTTGGGTATCGTTGAAAATATGAGCATGCACGTATGCAGCAATTGTGGTCATATCGAGCCGATTTTTGGCGAAGGTGGTGGCGCAAAAATGGGTGAGGAATATGGCACCGAACTGATTGGTAAATTGCCACTTGATTTATCGATTCGTTTGAATGTGGATGCCGGTACACCAACCGTTATCGCCGAACCAGATGGTGAAATCGCCGCGATTTACAAGCAAATTGCCCGTAAAGTGGCGGTTAAGGTGGCTGCGAAGTCGCAGGACTTCTCGAGTAAATTCCCAAAGATTGTCATTCAAAATACATAA
- a CDS encoding cell division protein ZipA C-terminal FtsZ-binding domain-containing protein, whose protein sequence is MTDTQLGALIIAGAFVGAVFAYNQWQEYRYKKQANKAFARNQDDVLINTPKNLVRKGDAQRLEPVFGASNVAEKSEPMLDNEPENSSAPEYDVPQFSAPAVRYDEDMPDDIPDLPPSYRSAYVVPAKTESELAPYTPEVKPLDDVPKFLIAEDKGATTAAAAVPPVLAQEEGEALVTSLIDPSLDFIAEVHAGSPIVASDVPPFPANKRVQIIGLNQLDQWEVVNSTSRNRYLELRVGMQLADRQGPITQESLNAFCMGVQQFADEHEGTVVTFPQRSAKLTAARELDDFCASVDVLIGLNLPAGARPIPMEKVRIHAENAGMVRANDGTFQYRSDSGKTLFVLANQDQTPLMATSQGLTLLFDVPRVAGGIAVFDYLTEFAQSLSQALALELVDDNGKPLNAQSLVNIRRQLADLYARMDDRGIAPGSVAALRLFA, encoded by the coding sequence ATGACCGACACGCAATTAGGCGCGCTAATCATCGCCGGCGCATTTGTTGGCGCGGTATTTGCCTATAACCAGTGGCAAGAATATCGCTATAAAAAACAAGCAAACAAAGCCTTTGCCCGTAATCAGGACGATGTGCTGATCAATACCCCAAAAAACTTGGTGCGCAAAGGCGATGCGCAGCGTCTTGAGCCTGTGTTTGGCGCGAGCAACGTGGCCGAAAAATCCGAGCCAATGCTCGATAATGAGCCAGAAAATTCGTCAGCTCCCGAATATGATGTTCCACAGTTTAGTGCGCCAGCTGTGCGTTATGATGAAGACATGCCGGATGATATTCCCGATCTTCCTCCGTCATACCGCTCAGCGTATGTTGTGCCAGCAAAGACTGAATCTGAATTGGCGCCTTATACCCCTGAAGTAAAGCCTTTGGATGATGTGCCCAAATTCTTGATCGCTGAGGATAAAGGTGCCACCACAGCCGCAGCTGCGGTCCCGCCAGTCTTGGCGCAGGAAGAGGGCGAGGCGCTGGTAACTAGCTTAATCGATCCCTCGCTTGATTTTATCGCTGAAGTGCATGCTGGTTCGCCGATTGTGGCTAGCGATGTTCCGCCGTTTCCAGCCAACAAACGCGTGCAAATTATTGGCTTGAATCAGCTGGATCAATGGGAAGTGGTGAATTCAACCAGCCGCAATCGCTATTTGGAATTGCGCGTGGGGATGCAATTGGCTGATCGCCAAGGCCCGATTACCCAAGAATCACTGAACGCGTTTTGCATGGGCGTACAGCAATTTGCTGACGAGCACGAAGGCACGGTTGTTACATTCCCGCAACGCTCCGCTAAGCTCACTGCAGCACGCGAGCTTGACGATTTTTGCGCCTCGGTTGATGTGTTGATTGGTCTGAATTTGCCAGCGGGCGCACGTCCTATCCCGATGGAAAAAGTACGCATCCACGCCGAAAATGCCGGCATGGTGCGTGCTAACGATGGCACTTTCCAATATCGCAGCGATTCGGGGAAAACACTGTTTGTCTTGGCTAACCAAGACCAAACCCCGCTGATGGCCACCTCGCAAGGTCTGACCTTGCTGTTTGATGTGCCGCGCGTTGCGGGTGGTATTGCGGTATTTGATTATTTAACTGAATTTGCGCAAAGCTTGTCGCAGGCGCTAGCACTTGAATTGGTTGACGATAATGGCAAGCCGCTGAATGCGCAAAGCTTGGTTAATATTCGCCGACAGCTCGCTGATTTGTATGCGCGAATGGATGATCGTGGCATTGCACCGGGCTCGGTGGCAGCTTTGCGTCTTTTTGCTTAA